The sequence TCAGCACAGCGTCGCCGAGAGCCGTGTACATCGCGTTGGTCAGGGCGTTCTTCTTGCCCGGCCGGTTGATGCGAATCGTGCAGATGCGATCGCTTTGTTCGCTTAGGATTTCCGACTGTTCGGTTTCGTTCATGGTGATTGCGCCTGAAATTGAGTGCCGCGGAGATTATCACGCGGCCCCGTCCGTCCAGAGCGTGGACGAGAGGGGCGCGGGACTGGTTGTGGCACCCATTTTGCGCAAGACTTCCAGTCTGCCCTTCCCCCATTCAGATCAATCATGACTCGAATTCGCGTGTTCGCTGCGAGCCTGCTCCTGTCCACATTCGTTGCCCCGGCGGGGGCGGCGGATACCGTCGACGCCGATGCGATCAACCGCGTGCGCGATGCCGCGATGGACAGCGACTACGCCTACCGCCAGGCGGGATGGCTCAGTGATCGAATCGGCCCGCGCCTGTCCGGTTCGCGCGGACATGCCGCGGCCATCGAGTATGTCGCGGAGCAGATGAAGCAACTCGGCCTCAAGGTCACCTTGCAGCCGGTCAAGGTGCCGCATTGGGTTCGTGGCGAAGAGACGGCGAGCCTGGTGGACTACCCGGGGCGTCCGGATGGCATCACCCAGAAGGTGATGTTGACCGCGCTCGGCAGCTCCAGCGCCACGCCGCCGGACGGTCTGACCCGCGAGGTGGTGGTGGTGCGCAGCCTGGACGAACTCAAGGCGCTCGGCCGCCGTGGCGTGCAGGACAAGTTCGTGCTGCTGTATTCGAAATTCGACCAATTCATGGCGGACAACGGCCACGCCGGTGAAGCCTACGGGCTCGCCGGTGCGTTCCGCTTCGGCGGTCCCAACGAGGTCTCGAAACTCGGTGGCGCGGCGGCGTTGGTGCGTTCGGTCGGCGGCGCCGAATTCCGCTTGCCACATACCGGCGCCACCAACTTCGCGGCCGATGTGGCGGCGATTCCCGCGGCGGCGCTCAGCGCGGAGGACGCGGACCTGATCCTGCGCCTCGCCGAGGATGGCCCGGTGCGCCTGCACATGACACTGACGCCGCAGACGCTGCCGGATGTCGACAGTTTCAATGTGATCGGCGACCTCAAGGGCAGCGACAAGTCCGACGAGATCGTCATCATCTCCGGCCACCTGGATTCCTGGGACCTGGGAACCGGCGCGCACGATGACGCGGTGGGCGTGGCCACGGCGATGTCCGCGGCGGCGGTGTTCAAGCAGCTCAAGCTGAAGCCGCGTCGCACCCTGCGGGTGATCGCCTGGGCCAACGAAGAGAATGGCACGCGTGGTGGCAAGACCTATTTCGAGGCGCACCAGCAGGAGATCGAGCAGCATGCCGCGGCGATCGAGAGCGATTTCGGCGGCGGCCGGCCGGTGGGTGTGTATGCCCACGTGACCG is a genomic window of Gammaproteobacteria bacterium containing:
- a CDS encoding M20/M25/M40 family metallo-hydrolase, yielding MTRIRVFAASLLLSTFVAPAGAADTVDADAINRVRDAAMDSDYAYRQAGWLSDRIGPRLSGSRGHAAAIEYVAEQMKQLGLKVTLQPVKVPHWVRGEETASLVDYPGRPDGITQKVMLTALGSSSATPPDGLTREVVVVRSLDELKALGRRGVQDKFVLLYSKFDQFMADNGHAGEAYGLAGAFRFGGPNEVSKLGGAAALVRSVGGAEFRLPHTGATNFAADVAAIPAAALSAEDADLILRLAEDGPVRLHMTLTPQTLPDVDSFNVIGDLKGSDKSDEIVIISGHLDSWDLGTGAHDDAVGVATAMSAAAVFKQLKLKPRRTLRVIAWANEENGTRGGKTYFEAHQQEIEQHAAAIESDFGGGRPVGVYAHVTEDTLELLKPLNEALKPIGASLSDRRTSPTGADIGPLGKAGVPNFAPLVDSRSYFDYHHTAADTFDKLDPEEVRYQSSVMATLAWWLANTDEVLPRVPVQAATTGH